A window of Syntrophaceae bacterium genomic DNA:
CCGACAGCGTCGAGACGGACCTCCCGGCGGCGGCCCGGACCTTCATGGTCCTGATCGACGTCGCGGGCTGGAGCCTCGAACAGCTCCGAGACGAGGGCTGGCGGAGAATCCCCGATGAGCAGTGGCGGGAAATCGCGGGGGAGGAAGGGGCCGCGGAGCGGGACAAGTGGCTTCCCCGTGTGCTGGAGCACTGCATCGCGCACGGCCTCGCCGACCGGGCGCGGCCCGGCGGCACGGAGGCCCTGGAGGATCTGCTCGCCTCGGGCCTGCCGGAGGGGCACGTTCTGATTGTCTCGGCCGATACGGTGGACCGCCGAAAGAGGCTCTTCAAGGTGATGGCCGACAAGGGCGTCGTGCTGTCGTTCCTGCAGACGCGCAGCGAGTCGAGGCGGCGCGGTCTCATGATGGAGAACCTGCGGGAAAAGCTCGCAAGGAAAAAGAAATCGCTCAGCCCCGAGGCGTGGATCGTTCTCGGGAAAAAGACGGGGTTCCGGTTGAGGGATTCGGCCGAGGCGCTCGACCTGCTGATCACCTATGCGGGGGACAGGGCGGAGATCGGGGCCGCGGACGTGGAGGCGGTCATCGGCCGCACGCGCGACGACACGGTCTTCGACCTGACGGAGTCCCTCGTGGCCGGCGATCTGCGGAAAGCCCTGGCGAGCCTCGGCGACCTGCTCTACCAGGGCGTCCATCCCCTCGTGATCCTGGCGATGATCACGAGAGAGGTCCGTTTTCTGTTCCACGGGAAGGTCCTGCTCCAGTCGGGCAGGCTCGGCGGGTTCCAGGCCGGCATGGACTTCGGCCGGTTTCAGCGGGCCGTCTACCCGGCGGTCAAAGAGTGCGAGGCGGAGCTGGGCCGGGGGACGACCCTCGCGGGCCAGCATCCCTATGTGATCTACAACGCCCTGCGCAACTCGGTGCGTTACTCCCACGGGGAGCTGCTCGCGTACATGGACCGGGTCCTGGCTGCGGACGTGGCGATGAAGTCGACGGGACAGGAGCCCAGGCTCCTGCTCGAGCGGCTGCTCATCGACTTGTGCGGCCATGGGGGGCGGCAACGCGAAGTTGAGACGTGAAGCAGTTGTGAAGTCGAGGACTCCGGAAGGAAGGGGATTCCTCTTGATTTCCGCACTCCTGAACTTCGCAGCGCCTGCGCGTCTGCGACCGTCAGAGTTTGCTCATTCCCCTCTGCCGGAGCCTCTCCCGCTTGGATGTCCGATGGGAGGGGCCTTTTTTCTTCGTTCCCCGCGGCGGCGGGGAGTCCTCCCCGTCGTCCTTGTCGCGAAGGTCCGGGACCGGCGCCGGTGCAACCCGGGGCCGGCGGATTCGTTCCTCGAATTCGCGCGAGGCGATGGCGACGGCCCCGGCACGCGCGGCGGCATCCATGACGGGACGGTCCGAGGTGACCACGATCGTCTCGCCGGCGTGCCCCCGTGCCAGTCTCTTGATGACCTCGTCCGCCTTCTCCCCGCGGCGGGAGTAGATGATGTCGATGCCCGATTCCCGGTCTCGTTCCTCCTGGGGAGGGCCCCCGAGCCAGCCGTCAAAGACGACGGTGATGCGGTGCCCCACGGCCCTCCGGTAGCCGGCCAGCATCCGGACGAGGGCCTTGCGGCCCGCATCAAGGCCCTGACGCTCATGGGCCCGCAGGGTGTCCGATTGCCGGATCAGGTTGTAGCCGTCGATGATGAGATGCATGACAAACAGGCTCAAGGCTGAAGGCTAAAGGCAAAAGGCCTGGGGCGCGGGGAATGCTTTCTTCTTTCTTTCCATCAGCTCTATGCCCTTCGCCTTATGCCTTTTTGTACAATACCCCACTCGACCGGAGCCTTCAATAGGCCGCGGGTAAAAAAACAAAGCGGGGCGGGTGCAGAAAAAAAAGTGGACATTCGCCCCCAAAGCCGTATAATCGCCCCTACGCCTCAGCGACCCGGGGTCTTCGGTCCGGGTCCGGGCTGTTTCGGCGGGTTCTGGGAGGCGCAACGAGGACCGGGCGCATCGTCGCACCCGGGGCCCCGCGCAGCCGGGTGAAGGAACCGGGATCGGCCGATCGGTGCCGCGGCGTTCAAGCGGCACCCTGACATCATGGCTCAGAACGGCACGAACAACCAGACCCGTCTCGAAAGGCTCTACGAGGTCGTTCGGGGCAAGCGCAAGGTCCTGATTGTCACGCACAATCACCCCGACCCCGATGCGCTTGCCGCGGCGTTTGCTCTCAAGTACCTCCTCCATGCGAAGTGGAAGGTTGGTGCGATCATCGCCTCGAGCGGCGTCGTGGGACGCGCCGAGAACCGGGCCATGATCCGCCACCTGAAAATCGACCTCCGCTCCCTCTCCGAGGTCAATCTCGGCAATTTCAGCGTCATTGCCCTCGTGGACACGCAGCCGGGGGCCGGGAACAACTCGCTGCCCCGCTCCGTCATCCCCGACATCGTCATCGACCATCACATGCCCTTCCGGGCCAGGACCCGCCAGGCGAAGTACTACGACATCCGGACCGATTACGGGAGCACCTCGACGATCCTCGCGGAGTACCTGCGGGACGCGGGCATCACGGAGGTGGACCGGAAGGTGGCCACGGCGCTTCTCTACGGGGTCCGTTCCGACACCCGTGACCTCGGGCGCGGGGTGAGCGTGAAAGACATCGACGCCTGCATGTACTACTACAACAGGGTTCTCTTCCGCCTCCTGTCGCAGATTGAGCATCCGGAAGTGCCTCGGGACTACCTGAGCATGCTGGAGAAGGCCATCAGCAGCGCCCGGCTCTACAGGGACGCGGTCATCCTGAACCTGGGCCATGTGGAACACCTGGAAATCATCGCGGAGATGGCCGATCTCATCGTCCGCACCGAGGGGGTCAAGTGGGTCCTCTCCATGGGTGAATTCGTCGGGGACGTCTATTTCTCGCTTCGGACGAAGAGGCGCCGGGGATCGGCGGACCGGATCGCCCAGAAAATGGTGGCGGACTTGGGGACCGGCGGCGGGCACGAGATGATGGCCGGCGGGAAGGTCCCGGCAGGCGAGAAGCCCCGCCACACCTTCGAGGAACTGACGGAGATCCTGGTGGCGAGATTCCTCAAGGCCATCAAGCGCAAAGACTCGAAGGCGGAAAGCCTTTTGGCCTACAGCCGCGAGGCCGCCGGGCCGCGGAAGGCGGAGCCGGTTGAGGCACCCGGTGAAGAAAGGAAGTTGGGAAGTTGAGAAGTTGTGAAGTTTGGGGAAATGTCACTCTTTGTTGCTGATCCCTGTCGTTTCTCAGCTTCCCAGCTTCCTAACTTCTCAACGTCATACAAGCCTGCCTGAGACTATCGCGTCCCGCCGAGTATCGCTTTCATCCGGGCAATCGTGTCAGCATAAGACGGGCTGCCGAACACGGCGGCGCCGGCCACGAAGATGTCTGCGCCGGCCTCTGCGAGGCTTCCGATGTTCTCCGGCGTGACCCCCCCGTCGACCTCGATGGCCGTCCCCAGGCCGAGGCTGCGCACCTTTTCCCGGGCCTTTCGGATCTTGGGCAGCATCCCCGGGATGAACGTCTGTCCGCCGAACCCGGGGTTCACCGTCATGATCAGCAGCAGGTCGATGTCCGGCAGGATCTCCTCGATGCAGGACAGCGGCGTCGAGGGGTTCAGGGACACCCCGGCCTTGATCCCCCTTCCTTTGATGTAGTGCACCGTCCGGTGCAGGTGGATGACCGCCTCGGCGTGGACCGTGATGATGTCGCTGCCGGCCTCGGCAAAGGCATCGATGTAGCGGTCCGGCTCCTCGATCATGAGATGCACGTCGAAGGGGAGTTTTGTCGTCTTTCGCAGGGACGCGACGACGCCGGGGCCGATCGTGATGTTCGGGACGTAGTGGCCGTCCATGACGTCCACGTGGATGAGATCGGCGCCGGCCTTCTCCACGGCCTTGATCTCCTCCCCCAGCCTGCTGAAATCGGCGGAGAGGATGGACGGGGCGATCTGCTTTTTCATCGAGGGTTTCCTTGTACAAGTTCCGTCCTCTCCCCTCCGCGGGAGAGGATGGAGGTGAGGGGGAACTCCACTTCCTCCTCCCGCCAGGGGAGGAGAACAGAGGTGCAGGCCCTGTTTCCGATACAGTGCCGCTTTCCTTAAAAGCGCAGGACGACCGGCGGGTAGACCCTTCCCGTATCCGCCTCGCGCAGCCGCAGCCGGAGCTCCTGGGCCTTCTTGGCCTCCCCGGGGAAGAAGACGAACCCGTGGGCAATCTCCTGCGGCGCCACGGCCCTGCGCTCCAGGGAGCGCGTCCTGAGATCCTCGCGGATCTGCCGCTGGACGTCGCCGTCCGACATGGCCTGCGAGCCCCCCAGGACGGCCCCGGTTGCCGCCCCGGCGGCCGCCCCCTTCATGGCGGCATCGCCCACGCCCTGGCCGCTCACGATCCCGATCGCCGCGCCGATGATGCCTCCCGCCACGGCCCCGAGGGCGCCGTACTTTGCCGCGCCCGGGGCGACTTCGCCGAGCTCCGTCCTCTTCGCGATGCGGTCGTAGGCGAGCCTGGCGTCGAGAACCTGCCAGGCGTTGTTCTCCACGTCGATGAGGATCGTCTGCTCCGCTACGATCTCGAGGGGATGGTTCCCCTTGTTGTCGAATACGACTTGGATCGGGAGGATATCGGGCCGGATGTCGAACCCGAACGCATTCTGGGCTTCCTCACGGTTGTCCCATGCCCTGGAGGCCACGACGGCGCCGCCGACGGTCGTTGCATTGGGATAGGCCTGCGGCATCTTGAAGGGTACGACCTGCCTCTGGTAGCGGGCGCAGGACACGAGCAGGGCTGCAACGATCAGAGCGACGGCGGTGCCGATGAGTGCTTTTCTGGCGTTCATGGGGGATTCTCTCCGTTTGCGATGATGCGCATTCTTGCGTGATTTCGGGCTCTTTGGAGCCGATGCCCAAACTACACCATTCACCGGGGGTTGTCAATCACGGAGGGCTCAAGGCAAGAGGCCGGGGGATTTGGACTCCCCTTCACCCTTGGCCGCAAGCCACGCGCCGCATGCCGTCTGGAAACGCATGATCCGCCGCATGCGTTGACGACCCGGGCCCGGAAGCCGGATAAAGCGGGCTTGACAGTGCCCGGGAACCGCATTATCGTCGGGCGGTGCTCATCATGCTCTACAACCTTGTCCTGCTGGCGGGCTTCGCGCTCCTTGCGCCGTATTACGCATTCAAGATTCTCGTGGCGGGGAAGTACCGCCGCAGCATCGGGCCGAAGCTGGGCAGGATGCCCCGGGAGACCCTTTCCGCCATCCAGGGCCGTCCGCGGGTCTGGGTCCATGCCGTCTCCGTGGGCGAGGTCACGGCGGCGGCACCCATCGTGGCAGCGTTGAGGGGGAAACTCCCCCAGGCTTCCATTGTCCTTTCCACCGGAACGGAGACGGGCCAGGCCATGGCGAGAAAGCTCGTCCCCCAGGCAACGGCCTTCATGTATTTCCCCCTCGACCTTCCCTGGGTCGTCAAGGGTGTCATCGGCAGGATTTCCCCCGACATCGTCGTCCTGACGGAAACGGAGCTGTGGCCCAACTTCCTGCGGTGCTGCGTCAGGCGCGGAATCCCCGCCGTCATGGTCAACGGGCGGATCTCCCCCCGCTCGTTCCGGCGGTATTCGCGGACGGCCTTTTTCTGGAAGGGGGTCCTCGCGTCGGTTGAGCGGTTCGGCGTGATCTCCGCGGTGGATGCCGAGCGCCTCCGCTCGATCGGGGCCGCGCCGGAGAAGGTCTCCGTCATGGGGAACGCCAAGTACGACAGTCTCGCCTCGCGGGTCAGCGGCGAGCTCTGGTCCCTCAAAGCCGCACAGCTCAGGGTGCCGCCCGGCATGCCCGTATTCGTGGCCGGCAGCACCCACGAGGGGGAAGAGACGGTTGTCTTGAGCGTGTACCGCGAGCTGCTGCGCGACTTTCCGGACCTGCGGCTCATTCTCGTCCCCCGTCACCCCGAGCGGGGTGCGGCCGTGCGCGATCTGGCCGCGGCCCAGGGGCATGCCTGCATCCTGATGAGCGAGATCCGGGCGGGCCGGGAGCCGGAGGGCGAGGTGGTCGTGGTCGACGTGATCGGCGAGCTCTTCGGCCTCTACAGCCTTGCTTCCGTGGTCTACTGCGGCGGGAGCCTCGTGCCGAAAGGGGGGCAGAACATCCTGGAGCCCGCCGCCTGGGGCAAGGTCGTCTTCTACGGGCCTTCCATGGAGGACTTCCTGGACGAAAAGGCGCTCCTGGAGGAGGCCGGTGCCGGCATCTGCGTGCGCGACGAGAGGGAACTCCTCGACGGGATGAAACGCATCCTTTCGGATCCGGAAGAGCTCAGGCGCCGCGGGTCCGAGG
This region includes:
- the holA gene encoding DNA polymerase III subunit delta — protein: MSQNEPVAEKSLEAVLKDIAKGKGAPCYLLYGDEDFLVEEALGKIIDALIPEKDRDLSLFVMDDESGGVNAVCETLLTPSLIPGPKAVVLRKTRLFYSKTSVPELVRKIADSVETDLPAAARTFMVLIDVAGWSLEQLRDEGWRRIPDEQWREIAGEEGAAERDKWLPRVLEHCIAHGLADRARPGGTEALEDLLASGLPEGHVLIVSADTVDRRKRLFKVMADKGVVLSFLQTRSESRRRGLMMENLREKLARKKKSLSPEAWIVLGKKTGFRLRDSAEALDLLITYAGDRAEIGAADVEAVIGRTRDDTVFDLTESLVAGDLRKALASLGDLLYQGVHPLVILAMITREVRFLFHGKVLLQSGRLGGFQAGMDFGRFQRAVYPAVKECEAELGRGTTLAGQHPYVIYNALRNSVRYSHGELLAYMDRVLAADVAMKSTGQEPRLLLERLLIDLCGHGGRQREVET
- a CDS encoding bifunctional oligoribonuclease/PAP phosphatase NrnA, with the protein product MAQNGTNNQTRLERLYEVVRGKRKVLIVTHNHPDPDALAAAFALKYLLHAKWKVGAIIASSGVVGRAENRAMIRHLKIDLRSLSEVNLGNFSVIALVDTQPGAGNNSLPRSVIPDIVIDHHMPFRARTRQAKYYDIRTDYGSTSTILAEYLRDAGITEVDRKVATALLYGVRSDTRDLGRGVSVKDIDACMYYYNRVLFRLLSQIEHPEVPRDYLSMLEKAISSARLYRDAVILNLGHVEHLEIIAEMADLIVRTEGVKWVLSMGEFVGDVYFSLRTKRRRGSADRIAQKMVADLGTGGGHEMMAGGKVPAGEKPRHTFEELTEILVARFLKAIKRKDSKAESLLAYSREAAGPRKAEPVEAPGEERKLGS
- a CDS encoding ribulose-phosphate 3-epimerase, which encodes MKKQIAPSILSADFSRLGEEIKAVEKAGADLIHVDVMDGHYVPNITIGPGVVASLRKTTKLPFDVHLMIEEPDRYIDAFAEAGSDIITVHAEAVIHLHRTVHYIKGRGIKAGVSLNPSTPLSCIEEILPDIDLLLIMTVNPGFGGQTFIPGMLPKIRKAREKVRSLGLGTAIEVDGGVTPENIGSLAEAGADIFVAGAAVFGSPSYADTIARMKAILGGTR
- a CDS encoding 3-deoxy-D-manno-octulosonic acid transferase, whose amino-acid sequence is MLYNLVLLAGFALLAPYYAFKILVAGKYRRSIGPKLGRMPRETLSAIQGRPRVWVHAVSVGEVTAAAPIVAALRGKLPQASIVLSTGTETGQAMARKLVPQATAFMYFPLDLPWVVKGVIGRISPDIVVLTETELWPNFLRCCVRRGIPAVMVNGRISPRSFRRYSRTAFFWKGVLASVERFGVISAVDAERLRSIGAAPEKVSVMGNAKYDSLASRVSGELWSLKAAQLRVPPGMPVFVAGSTHEGEETVVLSVYRELLRDFPDLRLILVPRHPERGAAVRDLAAAQGHACILMSEIRAGREPEGEVVVVDVIGELFGLYSLASVVYCGGSLVPKGGQNILEPAAWGKVVFYGPSMEDFLDEKALLEEAGAGICVRDERELLDGMKRILSDPEELRRRGSEGQRRVLSSRGAAERYAAMIIRALGDRQQASGGRQSGLGG